In a genomic window of Trueperaceae bacterium:
- a CDS encoding ExeM/NucH family extracellular endonuclease: MRRLAVSVWCFLLVVLAGCSRQQLPEPATFSTQSSHITSELYFSEYVEGSDNNKALEIYNGTLDDVPLSEYRVEIYYNGNSDPGRTVDLKGVLAAGDAFVVATVDAGPEILALADLTGGCCWFNGDDAIVLRRGDAVADAIGQVGVDPGEVWGNEQIGTAELTLRRNPNVCVGDTDAYGAFDPALQWAAVARDTFDGLGTHEEKCVAADRAASPEPQPEPDPVGTIPIYEIQGAGESSPLDGSEVTIQGVVAGDFQEYGSLGGFFVQDLEGDGLEDTSDGIFVYHYDTDVEVGDLVEVRGRVDEYHGLTELTDVEMVEVSGKASAEATVVTLPLQEGSGWERYEGMLVELKSASGPLVATEVYHLGRGGLVMLADERLVQYTQANLPSEAGYEEHRESLERRTILLDDGSLDQNPDPIRYSATGDELTAHDTLRVGDTTSSVIGVITYSWSGEGWYGTDAYRIHPTEAVDFTPANPRPNQVPDVGGDLQVASFNVLNFFNGDGHGGGFPTPRGADNEFELERQLDKLIAAIVPLDAEVLGLIEIENDAGSQSALADLVRRLNNELDGQNRYDYIETGVIGTDEIRVALIYQPAEVSPAGHYRVLTSEVDPRFVDTKNRPALAQTFVAEDSGARFTVIVNHLKSKGSSCADLGDADTGDGQGNCNETRTAAAEALADWAEQLAEEAEDPDVLIMGDLNSYAMEDPIRVLVSSGFEDLLEPDEFTYVFSGESGTLDHALATPGLADQVTDAAVWRINTEEPSVLDYDADYKSDRHVELLYDDSPFRSSDHDPVIIGLDLEPPRGRGIR, translated from the coding sequence GTGCGTCGACTCGCAGTATCCGTTTGGTGCTTCCTGCTGGTGGTTCTAGCTGGCTGTTCACGGCAGCAACTTCCGGAACCCGCTACCTTCTCGACACAGAGCTCGCACATAACGAGCGAGCTCTACTTCAGCGAGTACGTCGAGGGAAGCGACAACAACAAGGCCCTGGAGATCTACAACGGCACGCTTGACGATGTGCCGCTCTCCGAATACCGGGTGGAGATCTACTACAACGGCAATTCGGATCCGGGCCGCACGGTCGACCTCAAGGGCGTCCTCGCGGCTGGCGACGCCTTCGTCGTAGCCACAGTCGACGCTGGACCGGAGATCCTCGCGCTGGCCGATCTGACCGGAGGCTGCTGCTGGTTCAATGGGGACGACGCGATCGTCCTGCGACGCGGCGACGCGGTTGCGGATGCGATCGGCCAGGTCGGCGTCGACCCCGGCGAGGTTTGGGGGAACGAGCAGATCGGCACAGCCGAGTTGACGCTACGTCGCAACCCGAACGTCTGCGTGGGGGACACGGACGCTTACGGAGCTTTCGATCCTGCACTCCAGTGGGCTGCCGTCGCTCGCGACACCTTCGACGGGCTGGGTACTCATGAAGAGAAATGCGTTGCCGCTGATCGTGCGGCGTCGCCCGAACCGCAACCGGAACCCGATCCCGTGGGGACAATACCGATCTACGAGATACAAGGCGCGGGCGAGTCGAGCCCATTGGACGGGTCCGAGGTCACGATCCAGGGAGTCGTGGCAGGCGACTTCCAGGAGTACGGCTCCCTGGGCGGATTCTTCGTTCAGGACCTGGAAGGGGACGGCCTCGAGGATACTTCCGACGGTATCTTCGTCTATCACTACGACACAGACGTCGAGGTGGGTGACCTCGTCGAGGTCCGAGGAAGGGTCGACGAGTACCACGGGCTTACCGAGCTCACCGATGTAGAAATGGTCGAAGTCAGCGGCAAAGCTTCCGCGGAAGCCACTGTCGTCACCCTCCCGCTCCAGGAGGGCAGCGGTTGGGAGCGTTACGAGGGGATGCTCGTCGAGTTGAAGTCGGCGAGCGGACCTCTGGTGGCGACGGAGGTCTACCACCTCGGCCGAGGCGGCCTCGTCATGCTGGCGGACGAACGGCTAGTTCAGTACACCCAGGCGAACCTGCCCTCAGAGGCGGGCTACGAGGAGCACCGCGAGTCGCTCGAACGGAGGACGATCCTCCTCGACGACGGTTCTCTCGATCAGAACCCGGATCCCATCCGTTACTCGGCGACCGGCGACGAACTGACGGCCCATGACACTCTGCGCGTTGGCGACACGACGTCTTCGGTAATAGGCGTGATCACCTACAGCTGGAGCGGCGAGGGTTGGTACGGAACCGACGCCTACCGGATCCACCCCACCGAGGCGGTCGATTTCACTCCTGCCAACCCCCGGCCGAACCAGGTCCCCGACGTTGGCGGCGACCTGCAGGTGGCCAGCTTCAACGTCCTCAACTTCTTCAACGGTGACGGTCACGGCGGCGGGTTCCCCACTCCCCGGGGCGCTGATAACGAGTTCGAACTCGAGCGGCAACTCGACAAGCTGATCGCAGCGATCGTGCCACTCGACGCCGAGGTTCTGGGGCTCATCGAGATAGAGAACGACGCCGGCTCCCAGAGCGCTCTCGCCGACCTCGTCCGAAGGCTCAACAACGAGCTCGACGGCCAGAACAGGTACGACTACATCGAGACGGGCGTCATCGGAACCGACGAGATCAGGGTCGCGCTCATCTACCAACCCGCAGAAGTAAGCCCTGCTGGCCACTATCGCGTGCTCACCAGCGAAGTGGACCCGCGCTTCGTGGACACGAAGAACCGCCCGGCGCTGGCGCAGACGTTCGTCGCGGAGGACTCCGGGGCCCGGTTCACGGTGATCGTCAACCACCTCAAGAGCAAGGGGAGCTCGTGCGCCGACCTGGGCGACGCGGACACGGGCGACGGTCAGGGCAACTGCAACGAGACACGAACCGCAGCGGCCGAAGCCCTGGCTGACTGGGCCGAGCAGCTCGCGGAGGAAGCAGAGGACCCGGACGTCCTGATCATGGGTGACCTCAACTCGTACGCGATGGAGGATCCGATCCGGGTGCTGGTGAGCTCAGGTTTCGAGGACCTTCTCGAGCCCGACGAGTTCACCTACGTGTTCTCGGGTGAGAGCGGCACCCTCGACCACGCTCTGGCAACTCCCGGCCTGGCAGACCAGGTGACCGACGCGGCGGTGTGGCGGATCAACACCGAGGAGCCGAGCGTCCTCGACTACGACGCCGACTACAAGTCCGATCGGCACGTCGAGTTGCTCTACGACGACTCACCGTTCCGCTCGTCCGACCACGATCCGGTGATCATCGGCCTGGACCTAGAGCCACCCAGGGGACGGGGCATCAGGTAG
- a CDS encoding class I SAM-dependent methyltransferase, which yields MSDAELAKYYEVDHDEAQRLRRGPGQLEYARTVELLSRFLPSPPAKVIDVGGGTGVYSGWLAGKGYEVELVDPVPSHVDAARDEGSFASMVGDARALDAPDDSFDAALLLGPLYHLRSKADRISALKEARRVVRSGGFVCVAFISRSSVFFDAFLNDWAQNRGALEMMADVARNGLTERRSGFGAVSYFHSTEEARFELVESGLTVVQLVGIEGPAWLSCEFDARWQDAAWQEVALAAARAAEADSELTNSSAHLLGLCRNP from the coding sequence ATGAGCGACGCCGAACTAGCGAAGTATTACGAGGTCGACCACGACGAGGCGCAGCGCCTCAGGCGCGGTCCTGGACAGCTCGAGTACGCCCGCACCGTCGAACTGCTCAGCAGATTCCTTCCCTCTCCGCCGGCGAAGGTGATCGATGTTGGAGGTGGCACCGGCGTCTACTCGGGCTGGTTGGCCGGGAAGGGTTACGAAGTCGAACTGGTCGACCCGGTCCCCTCCCACGTTGACGCCGCCCGCGACGAAGGCAGTTTCGCCTCGATGGTGGGGGACGCCAGAGCTCTCGATGCGCCCGACGACTCGTTCGATGCGGCCCTGCTCCTGGGACCCCTCTACCACCTGCGGTCGAAGGCGGACCGCATCTCGGCCCTGAAGGAGGCCCGCCGGGTCGTGCGGAGCGGCGGGTTCGTGTGCGTCGCATTCATCTCGCGGAGCAGCGTCTTCTTCGACGCCTTCCTGAACGACTGGGCACAGAACCGGGGTGCGCTAGAGATGATGGCCGACGTAGCTCGCAACGGTCTCACCGAGCGACGGTCAGGGTTCGGCGCCGTCTCCTACTTCCACTCGACTGAAGAGGCCCGATTTGAGCTCGTGGAATCGGGCCTGACGGTGGTGCAGCTGGTAGGGATCGAAGGGCCCGCCTGGCTCAGCTGCGAGTTCGATGCTCGCTGGCAAGATGCGGCCTGGCAGGAAGTTGCCCTGGCAGCGGCGAGGGCGGCCGAGGCCGACTCGGAGCTGACCAACTCCAGCGCCCACCTGCTGGGGCTGTGCCGCAACCCCTGA
- a CDS encoding helix-turn-helix transcriptional regulator, with amino-acid sequence MSGREAEAKRLRDLARLRRVRDRIDREYREPLDVEALARDVGMSAGHLSRQFKIAFGESPYSYLMTRRIERAMALLRRGDLNVTEACFEVGCSSLGTFSTRFSELVGVPPSVYREEQALATAGLAPCVAKQVTRPIRNREATETEPR; translated from the coding sequence ATGAGCGGCAGAGAGGCAGAAGCGAAACGGCTGCGCGACCTGGCGCGCCTGAGGCGGGTACGCGACCGGATCGACAGGGAGTATCGGGAACCGCTCGACGTCGAAGCCCTCGCGCGGGACGTCGGGATGTCGGCCGGACACCTGAGCCGCCAGTTCAAGATCGCCTTCGGAGAGTCGCCTTACAGCTACCTGATGACCCGGCGCATCGAGCGGGCGATGGCGTTGTTGCGGCGGGGTGACCTGAACGTCACCGAAGCCTGCTTCGAAGTAGGCTGTTCGTCGCTGGGCACCTTCAGCACACGTTTCAGCGAGCTCGTGGGGGTGCCTCCGAGCGTATACCGTGAAGAGCAGGCGCTGGCCACGGCAGGGTTGGCGCCGTGCGTGGCGAAGCAGGTAACGCGGCCGATCAGGAATCGAGAAGCGACGGAAACCGAGCCGCGCTAG
- a CDS encoding VOC family protein, whose translation MKNVTIFETFLPHDDPQASLAFYRDTLGFEVRNQVEYGDMHWITVGPPEQPGTSIVLYPPASNPGITEEERRTIAEMMAKGTFASIILATPDLDATFERVQASGAEVVQEPTDQPYGRRDCAVRDPAGNLIRINQVR comes from the coding sequence ATGAAAAACGTGACCATATTCGAGACTTTCCTCCCTCATGACGACCCGCAGGCCTCGCTCGCCTTCTACCGCGACACCCTCGGCTTCGAGGTCCGCAACCAGGTGGAGTACGGCGACATGCACTGGATCACCGTGGGTCCTCCCGAACAGCCCGGCACCTCCATCGTCCTCTACCCGCCGGCTTCCAACCCGGGTATCACCGAAGAGGAGCGTCGGACGATCGCGGAGATGATGGCCAAGGGCACCTTCGCCAGCATCATCCTGGCCACTCCGGACCTCGACGCCACCTTCGAACGGGTTCAGGCGAGCGGAGCCGAGGTCGTCCAGGAGCCGACCGACCAACCCTACGGCCGCCGGGATTGTGCCGTGCGAGATCCGGCCGGCAATCTGATCCGCATAAACCAGGTCCGGTAG
- a CDS encoding excinuclease ABC subunit UvrA, whose amino-acid sequence MAVKTEPQQAAQRQHTADSHDLIRVQGARVNNLKDVSLEIPKRRLTVFTGVSGSGKSSLVFGTIAAESQRLINETYSAFVQGFMPALARPDVDVLEGLTTAIIVDQERMGANARSTVGTATDANALLRILFSRLGRPHIGPPQAFSFNVASVSGKGAVTIERADGKKVEARSFSVTGGMCPRCEGMGTVSHIDVAQLFDESKSLNEGAITIPGYKAGGWSVRYFTESGFLDPDKPIRDYSEKELHDFLYREPVKVKINNINITYEGLIPRIQKSFLSKDKEAMQPHIREFVERAVKFTTCPECGGTRLNEGARSSKIEGISIADACAMQISDLARWVRGLKEPSVAPLLESLRDTLDSFVQIGLGYLSLDRPSGTLSGGEAQRTKMIRHLGSSLTDVTYVFDEPTGGLHPHDIQRMNELLLQLRDKGNTVLVVEHKPEVIAIADHIVDLGPGAGAAGGEVVFEGTLDGLRKSGTLTGRHLDDRAALKSGVRKAKGALQVRGATTHNLKDVDVDIPLGVLVVVTGVAGSGKSSLIHGSVAGRDGVEAIDQGAIKGSRRSNPATYTGLLDHIRKAFAKANGVKASLFSPNSEGACPNCNGAGVIYTDLAMMAGVAVTCEVCEGKRFQAEVLEYELGGRDISEVLAMPIVEAAEFFASGEAKVPAARKILDRLVDVGLGYLSLGQPLTTLSGGERQRLKLATHLGEKGGVYILDEPTTGLHLADVEQLLKMLDRLVDSGKSVIVIEHHQAVMAHADWLIDLGPGAGHEGGRVVFEGTPADLVAARSTLTGEHLAEYVGK is encoded by the coding sequence ATGGCCGTGAAGACGGAGCCGCAGCAGGCGGCGCAGCGACAGCACACAGCCGACAGCCACGACCTGATCCGGGTCCAGGGGGCCCGGGTGAACAACCTCAAGGACGTCAGCCTCGAGATCCCGAAGCGCCGGCTCACCGTCTTCACCGGCGTCTCCGGGTCCGGGAAGAGCTCCCTCGTCTTCGGCACGATAGCCGCGGAGTCGCAGCGCCTCATCAACGAGACCTACAGCGCCTTCGTCCAAGGGTTCATGCCCGCACTGGCCAGACCCGATGTCGATGTGCTCGAAGGGCTCACCACCGCGATCATCGTCGACCAGGAGCGCATGGGCGCGAACGCCAGGTCCACGGTCGGCACGGCGACCGACGCCAACGCGTTGCTTCGCATCCTCTTCAGCCGGCTCGGTAGGCCGCACATAGGCCCGCCGCAGGCGTTCTCGTTCAACGTCGCCTCGGTGAGCGGGAAGGGGGCCGTAACGATCGAGCGCGCCGACGGGAAGAAGGTGGAGGCGCGCAGCTTCTCCGTCACCGGCGGCATGTGTCCCCGTTGCGAAGGGATGGGGACCGTGAGCCACATCGACGTCGCCCAGCTGTTCGACGAGAGCAAGTCGCTCAACGAAGGAGCCATCACCATCCCCGGCTATAAGGCCGGGGGCTGGTCGGTTCGCTACTTCACCGAGTCAGGGTTCCTGGACCCCGACAAACCGATCCGCGACTACAGCGAGAAGGAGCTGCACGACTTCCTCTATCGCGAACCCGTCAAGGTGAAGATCAACAACATCAACATCACCTATGAGGGTCTCATCCCGCGCATCCAGAAGTCGTTCCTCTCGAAGGACAAGGAAGCGATGCAGCCCCACATCCGCGAGTTCGTGGAGCGGGCCGTGAAGTTCACGACCTGTCCGGAGTGCGGTGGCACCCGACTCAACGAGGGGGCCCGCTCGTCGAAGATCGAGGGCATCAGCATCGCCGACGCCTGCGCGATGCAGATAAGCGACCTTGCCCGGTGGGTGCGAGGGCTAAAGGAGCCCTCGGTGGCCCCTCTGCTCGAGAGCCTCCGCGATACCCTCGACTCGTTCGTTCAGATCGGCCTGGGCTACCTCTCCCTCGACCGGCCGTCGGGCACCCTGTCGGGTGGCGAAGCGCAGCGCACCAAGATGATCCGCCACCTGGGCTCGTCGCTGACGGACGTTACCTACGTCTTCGACGAACCCACCGGGGGCCTGCACCCGCACGACATCCAGCGGATGAACGAGCTGCTGCTGCAGCTGCGCGACAAGGGCAATACGGTCCTGGTCGTGGAGCACAAGCCCGAAGTCATCGCCATCGCCGACCACATCGTCGATCTGGGTCCTGGCGCCGGCGCCGCCGGCGGCGAAGTGGTGTTCGAGGGAACGCTGGACGGCTTGCGAAAGAGCGGGACGCTCACCGGGCGCCACCTCGACGACCGCGCTGCCCTGAAGTCCGGGGTGAGGAAGGCCAAGGGCGCGCTTCAGGTACGCGGGGCCACGACACACAACCTCAAGGATGTCGACGTCGATATCCCGCTGGGAGTGCTCGTGGTCGTGACCGGCGTGGCCGGTTCGGGCAAGAGTTCGCTGATCCACGGCTCGGTGGCGGGACGTGACGGGGTGGAAGCGATCGACCAGGGTGCGATAAAGGGCTCGCGCCGCAGCAACCCCGCGACCTACACCGGGCTCCTCGACCACATCCGCAAGGCGTTCGCCAAGGCGAACGGTGTCAAGGCGTCGCTCTTCAGTCCCAACTCCGAGGGCGCCTGCCCCAACTGCAACGGTGCCGGCGTCATCTACACCGACCTCGCGATGATGGCAGGGGTCGCCGTGACCTGCGAAGTGTGCGAAGGGAAGCGCTTCCAGGCAGAGGTGCTGGAGTACGAACTGGGCGGCAGAGACATCAGCGAGGTGCTGGCGATGCCGATCGTCGAAGCGGCGGAGTTCTTCGCGTCCGGTGAAGCGAAGGTGCCGGCCGCCAGGAAGATCCTCGACCGGCTGGTGGACGTTGGCCTCGGTTACCTCTCTCTGGGCCAGCCGCTCACCACCCTCTCGGGCGGCGAAAGGCAACGACTGAAGCTGGCGACGCACCTGGGTGAGAAGGGTGGGGTCTACATCCTCGACGAACCAACCACCGGACTCCACCTCGCCGATGTGGAACAGCTCCTGAAGATGCTCGACAGGCTGGTCGATTCGGGCAAGTCGGTGATCGTCATCGAGCACCACCAGGCGGTGATGGCGCACGCCGACTGGCTCATCGACCTCGGTCCCGGGGCCGGCCACGAAGGGGGCCGGGTCGTTTTCGAGGGCACCCCGGCGGATCTCGTCGCAGCCCGCTCGACCCTTACCGGCGAGCATCTGGCGGAGTACGTGGGCAAGTGA
- a CDS encoding aspartate kinase, producing the protein MMKRPPEVSMDQIGNHTVEKIGGTCMSRASELLDSILIGSSSGSELYRRIFVVSAFGGMTDRLLEGKKTGEPGVYGLFADGDNEAEWMNALSSVGRAMRDINEWMFEDAADLHAADDFVKGRIEGVRSCLIDLQRLCSYGHFRLAEHMPTVREMLSALGEAHSANNLVLLLRRHGVNARLIDLTGWRDESQPELEERIGTAFARVDLEHELPIVTGYAQCREGLMREFDRGYSEVTFATIAAMTRAREAIIHKEFHLSSADPRLVGADRVRKIGRTNYDVADQLSNMGMEAIHPQAAKKLRQAEVPLRVANAFEPHDPGTLIDAEPAHEAGVEIVTGLPVTTLELLEQDMVGVKGYDATILEVLTRHHVRIVSKVSNANSIVHHLEAPAKAIRRAEHDLGERYPTARITARRSAMVSVIGRDLRGLRIMRRALVALEEHGIEPISVQETGRAVDVQFLVALEERERAVAVLHSEFIDSGRAEVLPELALAS; encoded by the coding sequence ATGATGAAGAGACCCCCGGAAGTGAGCATGGACCAGATCGGCAATCATACGGTGGAGAAGATCGGCGGTACCTGCATGAGTCGGGCTAGTGAACTGCTCGACTCGATCCTCATCGGCAGCAGTAGCGGTAGCGAACTCTACCGGCGGATCTTCGTCGTCTCGGCCTTCGGCGGCATGACCGACAGGCTGCTCGAAGGCAAGAAGACCGGCGAGCCCGGCGTATACGGTCTGTTCGCCGACGGCGACAACGAGGCCGAGTGGATGAACGCGCTCAGCTCGGTAGGCAGGGCGATGCGCGACATCAACGAGTGGATGTTCGAAGACGCCGCCGACCTGCACGCCGCCGACGACTTCGTAAAGGGGCGAATCGAGGGCGTGCGAAGCTGCCTCATCGACCTGCAGAGGCTCTGCTCCTACGGTCACTTCCGGCTGGCCGAGCACATGCCCACCGTCCGCGAGATGCTTTCGGCCCTCGGCGAAGCTCACTCGGCGAACAACCTCGTCCTGCTGCTCCGCCGCCACGGCGTCAACGCCCGCCTCATCGACCTGACCGGCTGGCGCGACGAGAGCCAACCGGAGCTGGAGGAACGCATCGGAACCGCGTTCGCCCGGGTGGACCTCGAGCACGAGCTGCCGATCGTCACCGGCTACGCCCAGTGCCGGGAGGGGCTGATGCGCGAGTTCGACCGCGGTTACTCGGAGGTTACCTTCGCGACCATCGCGGCCATGACTCGGGCGCGCGAGGCGATCATCCACAAGGAGTTCCACCTCTCCAGCGCCGACCCCCGGCTGGTGGGCGCCGACCGAGTGCGCAAGATCGGCCGCACGAACTACGACGTCGCCGACCAGCTGTCCAACATGGGCATGGAGGCCATCCATCCGCAGGCCGCCAAGAAGCTGCGCCAGGCCGAGGTTCCGCTACGTGTCGCCAACGCCTTCGAACCGCACGACCCCGGCACCCTCATCGACGCCGAGCCGGCCCACGAGGCGGGCGTCGAGATAGTTACCGGCCTGCCCGTCACCACGCTCGAACTGCTGGAGCAGGACATGGTGGGAGTGAAGGGCTACGACGCCACCATCCTCGAGGTGCTCACCCGCCATCACGTCAGGATCGTCTCGAAAGTATCCAACGCGAACTCGATAGTCCACCACCTCGAAGCGCCTGCCAAGGCGATCAGGCGGGCGGAACACGACCTGGGCGAGCGTTACCCCACGGCCCGGATCACCGCCCGACGATCAGCGATGGTGTCAGTCATCGGGCGTGACCTTCGCGGGCTGAGGATCATGCGTCGAGCGCTGGTCGCCCTCGAAGAACACGGCATCGAACCGATCTCGGTGCAGGAGACCGGACGCGCCGTCGATGTCCAGTTCCTGGTGGCGCTCGAAGAGCGGGAGCGTGCAGTGGCCGTCCTCCACTCGGAGTTCATCGACTCGGGCCGGGCCGAGGTTCTTCCCGAGCTGGCCCTGGCCTCCTGA
- the thpD gene encoding ectoine hydroxylase, whose protein sequence is MSAIATERREDLYPTRLPEEQWLPRHDPTVSSDWHAGAPLSRQQTERFERDGFLVLEDLFTHEEVKALISESAALRSGERDLEAGSVVTEPGSEEVRTVFKLPEQSPLFERLARDSRIAGAVSFLLGEDVYVHQSRLNYKPGFTGKEFYWHSDFETWHAEDGMPRMRAISASLLLTDNSALNGALMLMPGSHQHFIACAGETPEDNHKSSLKKQEVGVPSHDALSKLASQHGITAATGKAGTLLLFDCNTMHGSNGNITPFPRSNAFFVFNAMSNQLEEPFGAKKARPDFLAQQGEPQAVEVASGNLL, encoded by the coding sequence ATGAGCGCGATCGCAACAGAACGAAGAGAAGATCTCTACCCGACCCGGCTTCCGGAGGAGCAGTGGCTCCCCCGCCACGACCCGACAGTTTCCAGCGACTGGCACGCGGGAGCGCCCCTCTCTCGGCAGCAGACCGAAAGGTTCGAGCGTGATGGCTTCCTGGTCCTGGAAGACCTCTTCACGCATGAGGAAGTGAAGGCGCTCATCTCCGAATCGGCCGCACTGCGCAGCGGAGAGCGGGACCTGGAGGCGGGCAGCGTCGTCACCGAACCCGGTTCGGAGGAGGTGCGTACAGTCTTCAAGCTGCCCGAGCAGAGCCCGCTCTTCGAGCGGCTGGCTCGCGACAGCCGGATAGCCGGAGCGGTCAGCTTCCTGCTCGGCGAGGACGTCTACGTGCATCAGTCCCGCCTCAACTACAAGCCAGGCTTCACCGGCAAGGAGTTCTACTGGCACTCCGACTTCGAGACCTGGCACGCCGAGGACGGCATGCCCCGGATGCGGGCCATCTCTGCCTCGCTGCTGCTCACCGACAACAGCGCGCTCAACGGTGCCCTCATGCTCATGCCCGGCTCGCACCAGCACTTCATCGCCTGCGCCGGCGAGACACCGGAGGACAACCACAAGTCGTCGCTCAAGAAGCAGGAAGTGGGCGTCCCGTCGCACGACGCCCTGAGCAAGCTCGCCTCCCAGCATGGCATCACAGCCGCAACCGGCAAGGCTGGCACCCTCCTCCTCTTCGACTGCAACACCATGCACGGTTCGAACGGCAACATCACGCCGTTCCCGCGCTCGAACGCCTTCTTCGTCTTCAACGCGATGTCGAATCAGCTCGAGGAGCCGTTCGGCGCCAAGAAGGCGCGCCCCGACTTCCTCGCTCAGCAGGGAGAGCCGCAGGCGGTCGAGGTCGCCTCCGGCAACCTGCTTTGA
- a CDS encoding ectoine synthase, with product MIVRDLNEAKNGERHVFSDGWDSVRLLLKSDGMGFSFHITTIHAGADLPMHYKNHLESVYCIEGEGSIEDLATGETHAIRPGVVYALDQHDRHILRAHDRPMVMACVFNPPVTGNEVHQDDGSYALEAEEA from the coding sequence ATGATCGTGCGCGACCTGAACGAAGCGAAGAATGGTGAGCGGCACGTCTTCTCGGACGGCTGGGACAGCGTCCGGTTGCTGCTCAAGTCGGACGGCATGGGCTTCAGCTTCCACATAACGACCATCCACGCGGGCGCCGACCTACCGATGCACTACAAGAACCACCTCGAGAGCGTCTACTGCATCGAGGGTGAGGGTTCGATCGAGGACCTGGCGACGGGCGAGACGCATGCGATAAGACCCGGCGTCGTATACGCCCTGGACCAGCACGACCGCCACATCCTGCGGGCCCACGACCGCCCCATGGTCATGGCCTGCGTTTTCAATCCGCCGGTCACCGGCAACGAGGTCCATCAGGACGACGGGTCGTACGCCCTCGAGGCCGAAGAGGCCTGA